TGTactttcccttcttttttttttcttctttttttaataataaagcTTTTAACCTTTTAAAATTACACATTtactatataaaaaatttttaaaaaaaattgaatccgCAGGTAAATGAAACCATCAAAATTAGGATCtatcaaattcaaatgtgTGTGAGATCGATTGTGGGGGACACTATaaaattatagttttttttagaACCTATAAAATTATAGTTTAagttcaaaaaaagaaaaagaaaagggaaggtTCTTGGTGTATGCAGCAACGTATGTGCGTAGTCGGTCTAGTAATCACATATTTTCTCCAATAAAAGAAGAATCAATTTGAAATCTGCATGTAAAtgtcatatatataatctgcccaaaaaaaatgtcataacataattcaaaaataatattttaaaatctagTAGTTGGTAATTGTCTGTAGTGATAGTATCAGCTTCGGTCCACTTATGTGAAAAATATCCTGGGACtacataattataatatatatattattatatatagagCTTTAGTTGAACAATTTCTCAAATAAGATTATTCAAAAAACAtcttatatattatattttaataatctGAATCATCTAATTTTTAGTATATCAACTTGATGACATTGACAGCTACCAAattaaattagggttttgagtGTGAAGGTGGTGATGTGGCCGTAGCTATATCTCCTCGACTGGTCACTGACTCTGTGACTCATTGGTTGTTCTTATATGAGTCGGCATGGCATGACATGAAGATGCTCAGGCATGCTCCTCCTAATTGGAATTCCATTTTAAATAATaccatataatatatatatatatatataataataataaagaaataaaataaaaccaactATTTAGGCCCCACTCTCTCATGCCTAGATGCCTAGCAACTAGTCTACTGGTCAGCTCCTGAGGCTCAGCTATTCTTAAGTCACAACTCAACTGGGTGATTCATTCAAATCCTTTTATTTATCAGCCAATGTACTTTGTTGTTGTGCTCAGCTATGGTTTAATCCtgtttgttaaattaattaatcctCTCCTCCACTCAAATTCGAATGAGAGTAATTGTGTCAGAACCCTCCAAGGGAACACACTAATccatatattaaaataaatataaaaaaggaacATACGTTTAAGTTTGTATCATGGGAAATGAGGCTTTGAGATGAGAAatcaattattaaattttaaccACCTCAAATGATATATGGGAAATGAGGCTTTGAGATGAGAAATCAATTACTAAATTTTAACCACCTCAAATGATATTGGTCCATTACTTACAATACTCATCAGGGTCAGGGATCTAGATCTAAGACTGTTTGCCTGTGTCGTCGTACTCGTATCTGTTGTTCTCAAGCTACTTCATTTGACTTGGGCAGATTCAAATTTactagattaatttaattatgagTTCAAAGTATCCTATCTTTCTATAACCAAGTGTTGATTTCGATGGTTATGGAGGTGAAAATAACGGATTTTAACAGTCAATTGCTATAAACaagattggaatttggaagtAGTCATAAGTAGACGAAGGATGTCGACAACACGATTCGAAAACAAATttcattcatcttcttctaATCATGAACAAGAACAATGGAGGCGGCACAATATGGAACACAGCCTCAGGATGGGATCAGCAGCACTAATTACAATTCCAAAGGCCTAAACTACGGCCACCTATATCATCATCTACATTTGTAAGTAGAACCAAAAACACATACCTACTTGCTTGGGACAACACCACACAACAAACAAACGGACACCATtctattattattcttcttcttcttcttgttattCATCGGCCCTTTTTACCCTAAAATCCGAACAAAAGGTACCCTTATCTTCCGAACAAGATCCATCCAATCCACTGGATCCCTCCTCCTGCATATCAAAATTTCCGTGGATACTACGATTATCTAAACCAGTTCCCCTGGTAGATATCCCAGACAGTGAAACCAGACCCATGGCTGCAATGCTGTTTGCAATTACATCAACGTCCCTGTTTCCACTATATAAACCCCGGCTCCCACCAACCAGCAAATTTCGATTCTCATGTGCATTTGACAGCATGGCAGGCAATACATCTATCAGCTGTGAGCCACTCTGTGTCGAACCACTCATTAGCAGTCGCCGCAGTGTCTCTCTCGCACCCTTCTCCACCATGGAATCAGTTTCAGGAATGCTCACAAGTTTCGGGTGCAAAGGAGAAATGGCAGTTGAAATAGCAGGACCAGCGCTGACCAAGTACCCTTGGCCCGAAGAGCAAATATCAATAACTGGAATGTGAACAATTGGGTCACACATCAACGGTGTGAAAGTTGGGATCTGCTGAGAAGTTGGCCTTGGTAACCTGACCAATGGGTCTGGGAGAAAAGCAGGGAAATCAACCAAGGGAGCATCAGCCAAATTAAGTGGTGGTTTTGTTGTCAACATGCTTGAGGGCACATTGGCTTGtaataaagaagaaagtggTGGAAGCAAAGCTGATTCAATTGATGAGCCGGGAAGCTCAGGAAGTTCTGGTGAGAACTGCAAATCTGATGAACCTGGAGGGCACCAACAATAGTAAGGAGATAAAAGAGGAGTAACTATGTAAGGAACTTGTGATGCAGGGTTCAAGGTTGATGGGACAGCCAATTTTCCTAGTGACTCTAGGAAACCTGAAGAAGATAAAGAGCAACTTCTAATAACTTCCGGACATTTGTCAATTTCAGCATTATTTGGACAAGATGCATCAACTGTGATTGATGAAGCAATTGTTGGGATGTCAATGCCTGAAAGGTACATGTCTCCTCGCCTCCTCAACTTTTCCCTGGATATGTTCCTCAAAGAAGACAAGGTTCTGGGTAGGCCCTCTTTGAAGGAACTTGGTCTTGGGCTCAGGCTACCCTGAAATGATGAATTTGCCTTCGTTGCCTGATTGACACTATGCCGTGAACGCAAGGATTTTGATGATGCAGATGAGAATTGTCCATCTTGAGCTGTATCAGATAGCTCTGTGGTGGTATCCCCATCAGATGTGGAGCCTGCAGAACTTCCTGCATTGCCACCCACTGTTGATCCCACCAGATAGGCACGAAGGTGAGTTGCAAAGCAACCAAGGCGTGATTCACTGATTCCAGTTAACTCAGCTATGGAGGGCTTCCTCTTGATCAGATCCTTCATCTGTTACAGGGGTGAAGAATCAGTTAGCAATTATAATAGCAAACAAGTGCTCTGTCCAGACAGGTTCATTATGTAAGTCATACATACCTTTGCAAGCAATTCAATTCCCAAAAGTCGGGATGTCTCAGAGCACCAAAAGTAAAAAACCCGGCCACCTGGGATTTTAGTAAGGAAAGACCGGCCAGAATTGTCCGTTGGAATCTCATTGACTTCTACAGCAGAACACTGAGATTTGCTACTTAAAGTGAAAAGTCTATCTGTACGACCATCATCCCCAACGAATGAAAGCCGTAAATTAGATGTTGGCAAGACTGTAAGATTTAAATTACCCCTGAGACAACGTGAAAAGATAACGAAAGCTTAGAAAGAGAAATAAGCATAAGAAACCTAAGTGACTTTCAACGACTGCAGAGGCCCAATCACTTAATGTTAATCTAATTGTTCTTTCTCCGCTAACCACAGGTATTTccttattattcttttttcttctggttttTCCATTGACAATAATCAAAACTAAATTCAAGCAAGTAATTTACTAAGTACAAGGTCAGAGACAAAGGTCACAACAACCCTCTCTAACTTCTGTATATCTGTTTTCCATTTTAGGAGAACAAATCACCAAAGCAGGACCACACACTATTATTCAGAGTTGAACTAACGCTAATTTTGACTCAACAATCATAAAACATGACAACTAAAGAGTTGCCTCCAACATTTGGGCTCTTCCAGTGATCAGCATAAATGAAAGGTATACAAACAATGCTCAAAGATTCTCTTTTCTATGGATGtagaagcaaacaaaaagaatcaaGTGACAGGATGTCTATACACCATATAATTGGAAGAAAGTTAGACATACGAGTAGCAAAATAATGCCAATTAAGGAAAGAATAACTAGATGTTAATAACATAAAAATCAGCTTGTTCAATCAAACAAACTTCGGGAAGACAGTAGGCAGACAATGACATAACTCAGAAACACAATAACTTGTCACACTCCATTTTAATTTCTATTATAATGCCAATCATTTATAGCTAAAAAGCAGTAGCAAACTATATAATATAGGATCATGAAACTACCTTTACTTCCTCTTAATTCAGAGATCATAATAGAATACGCCCACATTACCTACAAGTCAAAAGACATATTTACTTGGAAGAATGAACATTGTCACCATTAATAAGCTAAAATGGACTCCTACGACCTACAAAAAACATTA
The Prunus dulcis chromosome 2, ALMONDv2, whole genome shotgun sequence DNA segment above includes these coding regions:
- the LOC117617604 gene encoding uncharacterized protein LOC117617604, which translates into the protein MTSPGNQDLHTNDEIDGVDRIADQSNGEELENSSSSNGAESSGVGPASRSEIGLEERLTDILVDEGDGDLLLQQSNREDRVLQWLQALDMQVMGACRADERLKPLLKKNASNDVAEGRLLAQLSQHFEPAEVGMLARCFCIPLVSIRVGKINKQGTLLCPTAARGNLNLTVLPTSNLRLSFVGDDGRTDRLFTLSSKSQCSAVEVNEIPTDNSGRSFLTKIPGGRVFYFWCSETSRLLGIELLAKMKDLIKRKPSIAELTGISESRLGCFATHLRAYLVGSTVGGNAGSSAGSTSDGDTTTELSDTAQDGQFSSASSKSLRSRHSVNQATKANSSFQGSLSPRPSSFKEGLPRTLSSLRNISREKLRRRGDMYLSGIDIPTIASSITVDASCPNNAEIDKCPEVIRSCSLSSSGFLESLGKLAVPSTLNPASQVPYIVTPLLSPYYCWCPPGSSDLQFSPELPELPGSSIESALLPPLSSLLQANVPSSMLTTKPPLNLADAPLVDFPAFLPDPLVRLPRPTSQQIPTFTPLMCDPIVHIPVIDICSSGQGYLVSAGPAISTAISPLHPKLVSIPETDSMVEKGARETLRRLLMSGSTQSGSQLIDVLPAMLSNAHENRNLLVGGSRGLYSGNRDVDVIANSIAAMGLVSLSGISTRGTGLDNRSIHGNFDMQEEGSSGLDGSCSEDKGTFCSDFRVKRADE